Part of the Kitasatospora sp. NBC_00374 genome is shown below.
TGCGGAGGCACGCAAAAGGCCCCACCGAGAAGTCTCGGTGGGGCCTTCGTGCTGTTCAGCAGCTGTGGCCAGGGCCGGGGTCGAACCGGCGACCTTCCGCTCTTCAGGTCAAGCCGGGGCGCCGGAACACCCTGATTTGGGCGCTTCCGCGGTCCGCAGAAGCGCGGCCTCGGACGTCATCGTGCACGGCGGTCGGCGTCAACTGTGGCGTCAACCGGAGCCTCGGGATCAGCCTGTGCTCGTCAGTCGAGGGTGCGCAGTTGCCGGTTGATCTCGCGCAGGTCGAAGTGGGCCGGGTCGAAGTCGGCTGCCGTCTTGAGACCGAGCCAGCGAAGCAGGTCCTCGTGCGCCGGGTCGGCGGATTCCTGGAGGGTCCGCTTGAGGTCCTCGTACCCGCCCGGGCCGCCGCAGTCCTCAGGTGGGCAGGCTCCGGCGCCGTCCACGCAGGCGGGATAGTGGTGGCCGGCCTCGGCTGTCATCCGGCGTTCGACGGTGATCCGGTGCTCCCACGAGTCGCCGAAATCGTAGTCGTAATCGAGGCATCCATCCTCCTTGACCAGGCTGTCCAGGACAGCGGTGGTCTCGTCCACGAAGTCCAGTTCGGCGGAGCGGCGTCCGTACTGGACGCCGTTCGCGCTGAAGGCGTGCAGGTGACAGTTCCGCCAGCCCATGGCTGCCTGGATGACCTGGTGCAGCCTGTCGAGGCGGATGCCTGCCGGTACCTGGACGAGACGCCAGACCGAAGGCTGGTCCACGTCGGAGAGCTGGATGCGGAGTTCGTGGACCGGGTCACCAGGGCTCGGCTCCCCGCGAAGCCGGGCCATGGCTTGACGGCCGACCGAGCTGAGAGTGACGGACTTGCCAGTCTGCTGAGCGGCCCCGAGGCCCTTGAGCGCAGTGAGGAGGCGGTCCACGTCGCGGTCGTTGCTCTGGCGCAGGAGGCGAAGACGGTCCTCGGGAAGGTTGTCGAGGACGAAGAACCCGGACAGTGTGTCCCACACCGCAGCCCGCAGTTTCTGCTCCGGCACCGGAAGGTCGGTGGCGTAGAGGCTCGTCAGTACCGCCCGCAGCCCGGCCGGGTACTCCTCCGCGAGCATCGAGCCGAGCCATCCGGAGGGGAGCACCGCCTCGCCGATGCGCGGCAGGGCCCCGAACAGTGCGTCGAGGAGGCGCTCGGGGTCTTCCACCACGCGCGCGTTCTTCTTGACGGGCACCAGGCGCCCGCCGGCGACCCGAAGCAGCCGGGCCGCCTTGGCCCACTCCACCAGCAGGTTCAGGTGGTAGAGCTCCTGGGTGGACTTGGTCTTGAAGGTCCTGTCACCGATGGCCGGGTCGACGGTGTCGCCGGTCTCCAGGAGTGTGACCAGGGCCCGCCCATCCGCGAGGGCCACCTTCCCCGTCTGGGTGAGCTTGCGTCCCGCGCCGATCCAGCCGACGAGACCTCGGATCTGCTCGACGGTGCGTGGCTGCTCGGGATCCATCAGCGCTTCCTGTCTGCTTCGGGCATGACCGATGCCATCATCGGTGGTCGGGGGTCCCGCTAGGGTCGCAGCGATGAGTGAGTACCAGTACTACGAGTTCCTGGCGATCGACCGGCCGCTGACCAGCGATGAGCAGGAGCAGCTGCGATCACTGTCGACCCGGGCCCGGATCACGGCGACCAGTTTCACCAACGAGTACCACTGGGGCAACTTCCGCGGTGATCCGAGGCGGATGGTGGAGCGGTACTACGACGCTCACCTCTACTTGACCAACTGGGGCACCCACCAGGTGATCCTGCGGGTGCCCAAGGGGCAGCTCGCGCTGCGGGCGCTGGAGCCGTACTGCTTCGACGAGTGCGTCGAGGCATGGACGACCGAGACCCACCTCGTCCTGAACCTGTGCAGTGAGGACGAGGCTGGGGACTGGGAGGAGGGCGCCGAGGACTCGCTCGGTGCCATCGCCGGGGTTCGGGCCGAGTTGGCCTCCGGGGATCATCGTGCCCTCTACCTCGCATGGCTGTCCGCCATCGGCGTTTGGGGGCTCCAGGACGACGAGGAGGAGGCTTACCAGGAGGCGGTCGAGCCTCCGGTCCCGGCCGGGCTCGACCGGCTCACTGCACCGCAGCGAGCGCTCGCGGACTTCCTGCGTGTCGACGCCGACCTGCTGGCGGTCGCCGCCCAGGCCAGCCCGCCCGCCCCCGCCTCTCGGAATCGGCCCGGGAAGAAGGAGTTGGCGCCGCTGATCGCCGCGCTTCCCGAGACCGAGAAGAACGGGATCCTGCTGCGCCTGGCACTGGGTGATGAGCCTCAGCTGGGTGCCGAAGTCCTGTGCCGCCTGCGTGGTGAGCCGTCTGCGGTGACCGTGCCGGGCCAGCGCTCGGCCGCAGAACTGCTGGACGCAGCGCATGCGCGGGCCACCGAACGCCGACAGCGCGCAGACGGGGTTCGAGCCGAGGCGCGGGCGAAGAAGCTGACCGCCCTGGCTGCCGACGAGGAAGCGGTCTGGCACGAGGTCGAGAACCACGTCGCCCGTAAGCAGGCGGCCCGTTACGACACCGCCGTGGCACTCCTGGTCCAGCTCCGTGACGCCTGCGACCACGTCGGACGCGGCCTCCAGTTCCGGCAGCGGCTGGCCGCGCTCCGCGAGGAGCATCGGCACCTGCCCGGCCTGCTGCGCCGTCTCGACGACCGGGCGCTGAGGGGCTGACGCCTGTCCTTCCCGCGCGTAGGGCTCGCCTACGGAGATCGGATGGTCCCGGGCCGCGATCCAGCGGCCGGAATCAGTGCCCCTCGGTCCAGAACTGCTGGAGTCGCGCGATCGCCTGGGCCTTGTCCAGCTCGGCGACCTGGTCCTCGGTAAGTCCGACGCGGTTGATCAACATGTAGACCAGATCAACTGGAAGCGCCTCGCGTTGTGGCTCAGGCGCGCCTCGATCGGGAGGCGTGCCGTCCAGGACGCACGGCCAGAAGACATCCTCCGTCACGTCCAGCTGATCGCGGAGGATGTGCACCCACATGCTCGCGCCGTACGCGGTGCGGTCGACCGGATGCGATACCCGAGTACGCAGGATCCGCCCATCGGGGAGCCCGAGCTCATAGGTGACGTGGTGGGTGCCGGTGCGGCCGCGCGCGTCACGTACGCGGTCCCAGCCTTCGACCTTGCAGAACTGCTCGTGCCGTTCGCGGGTCGGCTGAGGCCAGGTCACTTCGCAACTCCGAGCAGCCAATCGCGAAGCTGCGCGTCGTCGCTGATGCCGATCAACTGGACCAGGCCCCAGTTGTCGCGATGGTTGGGCGCGTTCAGGAGCCGGTCCTGCCAGTCCTCCGCGTACTCGCGCATCGCGTCGACCATCTCGTCGATGGCCTCATCGAACGTGCCGCCATCCGCAGCGACCGGGAGGCCGGGGAAGAACACCGACCAGCCACCGCCCTCGGCGACCACCTCGGCTTTGGACGGACACAGCAGCGCGAGCGCGTGGCGCAGCCGCCCCGCGTCGACCACCGCCGCGTACCCGGTGTCCCGGCGAACGGTCGCGACCCGGCCCTGCCCGGCTGCGTCCAGTAGATCCTTCAGGTGTGCGCGGGCTTCGGTGTAGCTCTCGTAGTGGACCGCTGTCATTGGGACCTCCTCGTCCGAGAACCAGGGTCGCGCCGACCGTCAAGTACGTCAAGTACGTCACGTACTTGCCTTCGAGTGGGAGGGCGGTGACCGTCCGCTGTGCCGTTGGCGTCAAACGACGCAAAAATGCCCCCGAAGCGAGCTGCTTCGAGGGCATCGTGACTGGTCAAACTATGTGGCCAGGGCCGGGGTCGAACCGGCGACCTTCCGCTTTTCAGGCGGACGCTCGTACCAACTGAGCTACCTGGCCGTACTGCACCGCCTCTTGCGAGGCGAGCGATCCTGACGGGACTTGAACCCGCGACCTCCACCTTGACAGGGTGGCGAGCTAACCAACTGCTCCACAGGACCTCGTGCGGATCTCATCCGCTTCAGCACCTCGCGGCACTGACTTTACTACGGTACTGCCGTGCCCCCAACGGGATTCGAACCCGTGCTACCGCCTTGAAAGGGCGACGTCCTGGGCCACTAGACGATGAGGGCTTGCGGCCCGCCCGGCTGGCTTGCAGCGGTCGGGGACGTGAGAAGCATATGGGATGCCGGGCGGGAACGCCAAAACGGTTTCGGTTCGGCGGGTCCGGGGCCGTGGAGCGGGCGCAGGGGTCAGGACCAGCCGAGTTCGTGCAGCTCGTGGTCGTCGAAGCCGAAGTGGTGGGCGACCTCGTGGATGACGGTGGTGCGCACCTCGTCGACGGCCTCCTCCTGGCTCTCGCACAGCCGCAGGGTCGGCCCCATGTAGACGATGATCCGATCGGGCAGTACCCCGGCGTACCACTCGCCGCGCTCGGTCAGGGGGGTGCCCTCGTACAGGCCGAGCAGGTCGGGGTCGGCCGGGTCGGGTTCGTCCTCGACGAAGACCGCGACGTTGTCCATCATGGCCGCGAGCTGCGGCGG
Proteins encoded:
- a CDS encoding plasmid pRiA4b ORF-3 family protein, whose product is MDPEQPRTVEQIRGLVGWIGAGRKLTQTGKVALADGRALVTLLETGDTVDPAIGDRTFKTKSTQELYHLNLLVEWAKAARLLRVAGGRLVPVKKNARVVEDPERLLDALFGALPRIGEAVLPSGWLGSMLAEEYPAGLRAVLTSLYATDLPVPEQKLRAAVWDTLSGFFVLDNLPEDRLRLLRQSNDRDVDRLLTALKGLGAAQQTGKSVTLSSVGRQAMARLRGEPSPGDPVHELRIQLSDVDQPSVWRLVQVPAGIRLDRLHQVIQAAMGWRNCHLHAFSANGVQYGRRSAELDFVDETTAVLDSLVKEDGCLDYDYDFGDSWEHRITVERRMTAEAGHHYPACVDGAGACPPEDCGGPGGYEDLKRTLQESADPAHEDLLRWLGLKTAADFDPAHFDLREINRQLRTLD
- a CDS encoding cytotoxic translational repressor of toxin-antitoxin stability system: MTWPQPTRERHEQFCKVEGWDRVRDARGRTGTHHVTYELGLPDGRILRTRVSHPVDRTAYGASMWVHILRDQLDVTEDVFWPCVLDGTPPDRGAPEPQREALPVDLVYMLINRVGLTEDQVAELDKAQAIARLQQFWTEGH
- a CDS encoding prevent-host-death protein; amino-acid sequence: MTAVHYESYTEARAHLKDLLDAAGQGRVATVRRDTGYAAVVDAGRLRHALALLCPSKAEVVAEGGGWSVFFPGLPVAADGGTFDEAIDEMVDAMREYAEDWQDRLLNAPNHRDNWGLVQLIGISDDAQLRDWLLGVAK
- a CDS encoding metallopeptidase family protein, producing the protein MTRDEFETLVADALDQIPPQLAAMMDNVAVFVEDEPDPADPDLLGLYEGTPLTERGEWYAGVLPDRIIVYMGPTLRLCESQEEAVDEVRTTVIHEVAHHFGFDDHELHELGWS